The Oxalobacteraceae bacterium OTU3CINTB1 genome includes a window with the following:
- a CDS encoding acyl CoA:acetate/3-ketoacid CoA transferase produces the protein MPGRSLDFSTVGMPAVQRNKIVSAADAVSLIRDGDTIATGGFVGVGFAENIAVALERRFLAPASDGGGHPRDLTLVYAAGQGDGKDRGLNHLAHEGMLKRVVGGHWSLVPKLQQLAIGGKIEAYNLPQGVISQLFRDTAAGKPGLLTHVGLGTFVDPRHGGGKINDRTTEELVEVATMGGNEYLFYKAQPVHVGIIRGTTADANGNVTMEREALTLEALAIAMAAHNSGGIVIVQVERIAERGTLNPRQVKIPGILVDCVVVAEKPEYHMQTFAEPYNPAFAGELRVALSAMAPMPLSERKIIARRALMELRPNNVVNLGIGMPEGVANVAAEEKLLDLVTLTAEPGVIGGLPAGGLNFGAATNADAIIDQPYQFDFYDGGGLDVAILGLAQADRHGNLNVSKFGSKLAGAGGFINISQNARKVVFVGTFTADKGRTRKFVEEVEHRTYSGEYAARRGQEALFVTERCVFKLVIDGGMSGLELIEIAPGVDLERDILAQMDFKPSIGAELKLMDARIFGPLPMNWRVDFLARPLEQRLVYDAQQQLFFVNFEGFEVGDAATIERICELVSERLAPLGRKVPAVINYDNFSIAPDLMDQYVEAVNQLAERYYSKVTRYAHSTFMRASLGRAFRRIEKDAALFANSAEALLRLRQDE, from the coding sequence ATGCCAGGGCGTAGCCTTGATTTTTCCACCGTCGGCATGCCGGCCGTCCAGCGCAACAAGATCGTCAGCGCGGCCGACGCGGTCAGCCTGATACGCGACGGCGACACCATCGCCACCGGCGGCTTTGTCGGTGTCGGTTTCGCCGAGAATATCGCGGTGGCGCTGGAGCGGCGCTTTCTGGCGCCGGCCTCCGACGGCGGCGGCCATCCGCGCGACCTGACCCTGGTCTACGCGGCCGGGCAGGGCGACGGCAAGGATCGCGGCCTCAATCACCTGGCGCACGAGGGGATGCTCAAACGGGTCGTCGGCGGCCACTGGAGCCTGGTGCCCAAGCTGCAGCAGCTGGCCATCGGCGGCAAGATCGAAGCGTACAACCTCCCGCAAGGCGTCATCAGCCAGCTGTTTCGCGACACCGCCGCCGGCAAGCCGGGATTGCTCACGCACGTCGGCCTCGGGACGTTTGTCGATCCGCGCCATGGCGGCGGCAAGATCAACGACCGCACCACCGAGGAGCTGGTGGAAGTGGCGACCATGGGCGGCAACGAATACCTGTTCTACAAGGCGCAGCCGGTGCACGTGGGGATCATCCGCGGCACGACGGCCGACGCCAACGGCAACGTCACCATGGAGCGCGAGGCGCTGACCCTGGAGGCGCTGGCCATCGCGATGGCGGCGCACAACTCGGGCGGCATCGTCATCGTGCAGGTCGAGCGGATCGCCGAGCGTGGCACGCTCAATCCGCGCCAGGTCAAGATCCCCGGCATCCTGGTCGACTGCGTGGTGGTGGCCGAAAAGCCCGAGTACCACATGCAGACCTTCGCCGAGCCCTACAACCCGGCTTTCGCCGGCGAGCTGCGCGTGGCCTTGTCGGCGATGGCGCCGATGCCGCTGTCTGAGCGCAAGATCATCGCGCGCCGCGCCCTGATGGAACTGCGGCCGAACAACGTCGTCAATCTCGGCATCGGCATGCCCGAGGGCGTGGCCAATGTCGCGGCGGAGGAGAAGCTGCTCGACCTGGTCACCCTGACGGCCGAACCGGGCGTGATCGGCGGCCTGCCCGCCGGCGGCTTGAACTTCGGCGCTGCCACCAACGCGGACGCCATCATCGACCAGCCCTACCAGTTCGATTTCTACGATGGCGGCGGACTCGATGTGGCCATCCTCGGCCTGGCGCAGGCCGACCGGCACGGCAACCTGAACGTGAGCAAATTCGGCAGCAAGCTGGCCGGCGCCGGAGGCTTCATCAACATCAGCCAGAACGCGCGCAAGGTGGTGTTTGTCGGCACCTTCACCGCCGACAAGGGGCGCACGCGCAAATTCGTCGAGGAAGTCGAGCATCGCACCTACAGCGGCGAGTATGCCGCGCGGCGCGGGCAGGAAGCCTTGTTCGTCACCGAGCGTTGCGTGTTCAAACTGGTGATCGACGGCGGCATGTCTGGACTGGAGTTGATCGAGATCGCGCCCGGCGTCGATCTGGAGCGAGACATTCTGGCGCAGATGGATTTCAAGCCTTCGATCGGCGCGGAGCTCAAGTTGATGGACGCGCGTATTTTCGGGCCGCTGCCGATGAATTGGCGGGTCGATTTCCTCGCGCGGCCGCTGGAGCAGCGGCTGGTGTACGACGCGCAGCAGCAGCTGTTCTTTGTGAACTTCGAAGGTTTCGAGGTGGGCGACGCGGCGACCATCGAGCGCATTTGCGAGTTGGTGTCGGAGCGCCTGGCGCCGTTGGGGCGCAAGGTGCCGGCGGTGATCAACTACGACAATTTCTCAATCGCGCCGGACTTGATGGACCAGTATGTGGAGGCGGTCAACCAGCTGGCGGAGCGCTATTACAGCAAGGTGACGCGCTATGCGCACAGCACCTTCATGCGCGCCAGTTTGGGGCGGGCGTTCCGCCGCATCGAGAAGGACGCTGCGTTGTTCGCCAATTCGGCCGAGGCGTTGTTGCGGTTAAGGCAGGACGAGTAG
- the mobA gene encoding molybdenum cofactor guanylyltransferase MobA yields the protein MSVKSKITGLILAGGRGTRMGRVDKGLQPFRGTTMIAHVLQRLAPQVDTVAINANRNLPQYQAAAGADTVVMPDRMSGFEGPLAGLQAGLHYCATELLLTAPCDSPFLPDDLAARLYAALETEDADLAVAVTMETDEQDGGAPYRQPHPVFSLLKASLLPQLEAYLDTGARRVEGWHKSLRVAEVMFDDASAFRNINTLEELKRHEPEPAPTAPAASPAGVAGDPDALPVDEARRRIAQRITAVAASEKVALCSALDRVLAEDIISPINVPAYDNSAMDGYALRGADLPLDAGAGPVTLKVIGAAYAGRPFDQTAAPGECVRIMTGAAMPPGCDSVLPQELAAAIGESSVTIAHGTIRAGANRRFAGEDLNAGGVALAQEKILRPADLGLVASLGIAEVTVRRRLRVAFFSTGDELRSLGDALDTGCVYDSNRYTLFGMLARLGCEVVDLGIVRDDPAALQTALRSACRDADAIITSGGVSEGAADYTRDIMALLGDVAFWKLAMRPGRPLAFGEVRTGDGAAWLFGLPGNPVAVMVSFYMFARPALLRMMGVDEARAMPQTMRARATEAIRKRPGRTEYQRGIVTTGADGGAQVRLTGAQGSGILSSMTEANCIVVLRHEQANVAVGDTVDVILFDGLI from the coding sequence AAGATCACCGGGCTGATACTCGCGGGAGGACGCGGCACCCGCATGGGCCGCGTGGACAAGGGCTTGCAACCGTTCCGTGGCACGACCATGATCGCCCACGTGCTGCAACGCCTGGCGCCGCAGGTCGACACCGTCGCCATCAACGCCAACCGCAATCTGCCGCAATACCAGGCCGCCGCCGGCGCCGATACGGTCGTCATGCCCGATCGGATGAGCGGCTTCGAAGGCCCGCTGGCCGGCCTGCAGGCGGGTCTGCATTACTGCGCCACCGAACTGCTCTTGACGGCGCCGTGCGACTCGCCCTTCCTGCCGGACGACCTGGCCGCGCGCCTGTACGCCGCGCTGGAAACGGAGGACGCCGACCTGGCCGTCGCGGTAACCATGGAAACGGACGAACAGGATGGCGGCGCCCCGTATCGCCAGCCGCATCCCGTATTCAGCCTGCTCAAGGCCAGCCTGCTGCCGCAGCTGGAGGCCTACCTCGACACCGGCGCGCGCCGCGTGGAAGGCTGGCACAAGTCGCTGCGCGTGGCCGAGGTGATGTTCGACGACGCCTCCGCCTTCCGTAACATCAATACACTGGAAGAGTTGAAGCGGCATGAGCCCGAACCAGCGCCCACCGCCCCCGCCGCATCCCCGGCGGGCGTGGCGGGCGACCCCGACGCCCTGCCCGTCGACGAGGCGCGGCGCCGGATCGCGCAGCGCATAACGGCGGTCGCCGCGAGCGAAAAAGTCGCCTTGTGCTCCGCGCTGGACCGCGTGCTCGCCGAAGACATCATCTCGCCGATCAACGTGCCCGCCTACGACAATTCGGCGATGGACGGCTACGCGCTGCGCGGCGCCGACCTGCCGCTCGACGCCGGCGCCGGCCCTGTCACCTTGAAGGTCATCGGCGCGGCCTACGCCGGCCGCCCGTTCGACCAAACGGCGGCGCCCGGCGAATGCGTCCGCATCATGACCGGCGCGGCGATGCCGCCCGGTTGCGACAGCGTGCTGCCGCAGGAACTGGCGGCGGCGATCGGCGAATCGAGCGTCACCATCGCGCACGGCACGATCCGCGCCGGCGCCAATCGCCGCTTCGCCGGCGAGGATTTGAACGCCGGCGGCGTCGCGCTGGCGCAGGAAAAAATCCTGCGTCCGGCAGACCTGGGTCTGGTGGCGTCGCTCGGCATCGCCGAAGTGACGGTGCGGCGCCGCCTGCGCGTGGCGTTCTTCTCCACCGGCGACGAACTGCGCTCGCTGGGCGACGCGCTCGATACCGGCTGCGTCTACGACAGCAACCGCTACACCTTGTTCGGCATGCTCGCGCGCCTGGGCTGCGAGGTGGTCGACCTTGGCATCGTGCGCGACGATCCGGCGGCGCTGCAAACGGCGCTGCGGTCGGCGTGCCGGGATGCGGACGCCATCATCACCTCGGGCGGCGTGTCCGAGGGCGCGGCCGACTACACGCGCGACATCATGGCGCTGCTCGGCGACGTCGCCTTCTGGAAGCTGGCGATGCGGCCTGGCCGCCCGCTGGCCTTCGGCGAGGTGCGGACCGGCGATGGTGCCGCCTGGCTGTTCGGATTGCCGGGCAATCCGGTGGCGGTGATGGTGTCGTTTTATATGTTCGCGCGGCCGGCGTTGCTGCGCATGATGGGCGTGGACGAGGCGCGGGCGATGCCGCAAACGATGCGGGCGCGGGCCACGGAGGCGATCCGCAAGCGTCCCGGCCGCACCGAATACCAGCGCGGTATCGTCACCACCGGCGCCGATGGCGGCGCGCAGGTGCGGCTCACGGGAGCGCAAGGTTCGGGCATCCTCAGTTCGATGACGGAGGCGAATTGCATCGTCGTGTTGCGGCACGAGCAGGCCAATGTCGCAGTCGGTGACACGGTCGATGTCATCCTGTTCGATGGCTTGATTTAG